The following are encoded together in the Candidatus Omnitrophota bacterium genome:
- a CDS encoding response regulator, giving the protein MARILVVDDEKDVLEFQKAFFTRRKHDVATASTKIDALSLIKDFKPEIIFCDLRLEDEEAGFDILLEAKNFSLKTVCYLITGLSDKALEDKALKMGAKEILTKPISNEELLNKINSAIYTQKE; this is encoded by the coding sequence ATGGCCAGAATATTAGTTGTTGATGATGAAAAGGATGTGCTCGAGTTTCAAAAGGCTTTTTTCACTCGCAGAAAGCACGATGTTGCAACTGCTTCGACTAAAATTGATGCCCTTTCTTTAATTAAAGATTTCAAACCAGAGATAATATTTTGCGATCTCAGGCTTGAAGATGAAGAAGCCGGGTTTGATATTTTATTGGAGGCAAAAAATTTTTCTTTGAAAACAGTTTGTTATCTGATTACAGGATTATCTGATAAAGCTTTAGAAGACAAAGCACTTAAGATGGGCGCAAAGGAAATCCTTACTAAGCCAATTTCTAATGAGGAATTATTAAATAAAATTAATAGCGCTATTTATACCCAAAAGGAGTGA
- a CDS encoding DNA-binding protein, with product MDIAALMTIDDLSLYLKVSRRTIYEWLKHHKIPAVKLVGQWRFQKEKIDSWMVENTKSIN from the coding sequence ATGGATATTGCAGCATTAATGACAATTGATGATTTATCTTTATATTTAAAAGTCAGCCGTAGGACTATTTATGAATGGCTTAAGCATCATAAGATACCTGCGGTTAAGCTTGTCGGCCAGTGGCGTTTTCAGAAAGAGAAAATTGATTCCTGGATGGTTGAGAATACAAAAAGTATAAATTGA
- a CDS encoding 4Fe-4S dicluster domain-containing protein translates to MPIKIIVEKCTGCTLCVKTCPFDAIRMMDRLDAKGKKIAVIDEDKCTLCGACVSACKFKAIMIDKDQSVCKLPDIKDYKGVWVFIEQKKGKIQSVSYELLGKAHELSKKLGTDVSAVLIGNGLDDQLDELIWHGADNIYLVQAPEIANFQDEPYTNILVYLIQKYKPEIVLCGATSIGRSLISRVAIRIKAGLTADCTGLDIDPDKKILLQTRPAFGGNIMATIISPNFRPQMATVRHKVMQPMAPNKARKGKIIIEKVDPALFSSRTKLLDIVDEVESLVNLAEADIIVSGGRGMGAPENFKMLEEFAHVIGAAVGASRAAVDAGWMPYSHQVGQTGRTVSPKIYFACGISGQIQHLVGMQSSKIIIAINKDPDAPIFKVATYGIVGDVFQVVPALTRKFKEILKK, encoded by the coding sequence ATGCCTATAAAGATTATTGTAGAAAAATGCACCGGTTGCACATTATGCGTTAAGACATGCCCCTTTGATGCCATCCGCATGATGGACAGATTAGATGCTAAAGGCAAAAAAATCGCTGTAATTGACGAGGATAAGTGTACTTTGTGCGGGGCCTGTGTATCAGCTTGTAAATTCAAAGCGATAATGATTGATAAAGACCAGTCAGTTTGCAAGCTGCCGGATATCAAGGACTACAAGGGAGTTTGGGTATTTATTGAACAAAAGAAAGGAAAGATCCAGTCGGTATCTTACGAACTTTTAGGTAAGGCACATGAGTTGTCAAAAAAGTTGGGGACGGATGTAAGCGCAGTATTAATCGGCAACGGCTTAGATGATCAATTGGACGAATTAATTTGGCATGGTGCGGATAACATTTATCTGGTACAGGCGCCAGAAATAGCTAATTTCCAGGATGAGCCTTATACCAACATCTTAGTCTATTTAATACAAAAATATAAACCAGAAATAGTGCTCTGCGGCGCTACTTCAATCGGCCGTTCGCTTATATCCAGGGTTGCGATAAGGATAAAGGCAGGGCTTACTGCAGATTGTACAGGTTTAGATATTGATCCAGACAAAAAAATACTGCTGCAAACAAGACCAGCATTTGGCGGTAATATAATGGCAACTATAATTTCTCCTAATTTCAGGCCGCAGATGGCTACCGTCAGGCATAAAGTCATGCAACCTATGGCTCCGAATAAAGCAAGGAAAGGCAAAATCATAATTGAGAAAGTCGATCCAGCGCTGTTTAGTTCTAGGACTAAACTTCTGGATATTGTCGATGAAGTAGAATCGTTGGTCAATTTAGCCGAAGCTGATATTATTGTTTCAGGAGGCAGAGGTATGGGTGCACCCGAGAATTTTAAAATGCTTGAAGAATTTGCCCATGTTATCGGCGCAGCTGTCGGTGCTTCCCGGGCGGCAGTTGATGCGGGATGGATGCCTTATTCTCACCAGGTGGGGCAAACCGGGCGCACTGTCTCGCCTAAGATTTACTTTGCCTGCGGCATATCAGGCCAGATCCAGCACCTCGTCGGGATGCAATCTTCAAAGATTATTATAGCCATCAATAAGGACCCGGACGCGCCTATATTTAAAGTAGCAACATATGGTATCGTCGGAGATGTCTTCCAGGTAGTACCTGCCCTAACGAGAAAATTCAAAGAGATATTAAAGAAATAA
- a CDS encoding electron transfer flavoprotein subunit beta/FixA family protein: MNIIVCIKQVPETTEVRINPETNTLIREGVKSIINPFDVYAIEEAIRLKERFGGKVTVITMGPPQAEAVLRESISLGADDGVLICDRAFAGSDTWATSYTLAAAIKKIGDYDLIICGKQASDGDTAQVGPGISAHLDIPQVTYVKKIEEVKDKAMRVERMMEEGFEIIETPLPALLTVVKEINNPRLPSLKGMMKAKQAKIATLGQKELALDAQSIGLCGSPTQVVKIFTPAPRTGGQILKGEIPEIVDELVKLIKDEVH, from the coding sequence ATGAATATAATCGTTTGCATAAAACAGGTACCAGAGACTACCGAAGTCAGGATTAACCCTGAAACAAACACCTTGATTAGGGAGGGAGTAAAGTCCATAATCAACCCTTTTGATGTTTATGCAATTGAAGAAGCGATCAGGTTGAAAGAAAGGTTTGGCGGTAAAGTAACCGTTATTACGATGGGCCCGCCCCAGGCAGAAGCTGTCTTGCGGGAGTCTATTTCTTTGGGTGCTGATGACGGTGTACTTATATGTGACAGGGCTTTTGCCGGAAGCGATACATGGGCTACCAGTTATACTTTAGCTGCAGCAATAAAGAAAATAGGCGATTACGACCTTATAATCTGCGGTAAACAGGCTTCTGACGGTGATACTGCCCAGGTAGGGCCGGGTATATCGGCGCATTTAGATATTCCGCAGGTAACATATGTTAAAAAAATAGAAGAGGTCAAAGATAAAGCTATGAGAGTAGAGCGTATGATGGAGGAAGGCTTTGAGATCATTGAGACTCCTTTACCGGCTTTATTGACAGTAGTAAAAGAAATAAACAATCCAAGGCTGCCTTCTTTAAAGGGAATGATGAAGGCAAAGCAAGCTAAAATTGCTACCCTGGGTCAGAAGGAACTGGCGCTTGATGCTCAGTCAATCGGTCTATGCGGTTCCCCGACACAGGTTGTTAAGATATTTACTCCTGCTCCCAGGACTGGCGGGCAGATTTTGAAGGGCGAGATCCCGGAAATAGTTGATGAACTTGTAAAGCTGATTAAGGACGAGGTCCACTGA
- a CDS encoding acyl-CoA dehydrogenase, whose amino-acid sequence MDYLLTEEQKMVKDLAHKIAEEKIRPVAAKYDESEEYPWEVIKVIAEAGLFGLFIPEEFGGMSVGVLNLCLATEEFSRACGGIAVCYAASALGTFPIVLFGSEEQKKKYLPDLASGKKVAAFAVTEPEAGSDASAIKTTAKKEGDHYILNGLKHFITNGGDAETYVVIAMTDKTKGARGASAFILEKGMKGFTFGKKEDKFGIRASSTRELIFTDCKVPKENLIAKEGMGFIVTMRTFDMSRPGVAAQALGIGQGALELAVRYAKERHQFGKSISSFQGIQWMLADMATEIEAARALVYSTARMVDAGVKDVAKASAMAKMYASDVAMKVTVDALQVFGGYGYMKEYPIEKYVRDAKITQIYEGTNQIQRNIIALQLIKEMAK is encoded by the coding sequence ATGGATTATTTGTTGACTGAAGAACAAAAAATGGTCAAGGACCTGGCGCATAAGATAGCTGAAGAGAAGATCAGGCCCGTAGCTGCTAAATATGATGAAAGCGAAGAATATCCGTGGGAGGTCATAAAGGTAATAGCGGAGGCAGGATTGTTTGGGTTATTCATCCCGGAAGAATTTGGCGGTATGTCAGTAGGGGTTTTGAACCTCTGCCTCGCTACCGAGGAGTTTTCGCGTGCCTGCGGCGGTATTGCTGTCTGCTATGCTGCCTCTGCCTTAGGTACCTTTCCTATAGTTTTATTCGGTAGTGAAGAGCAAAAAAAGAAATACCTGCCTGATCTTGCCAGCGGTAAGAAAGTGGCAGCTTTTGCCGTAACCGAACCGGAAGCAGGCTCAGATGCCTCTGCAATAAAGACGACAGCGAAAAAAGAAGGCGACCATTATATCTTAAACGGCTTAAAGCACTTTATAACAAACGGTGGCGATGCAGAAACTTACGTAGTTATAGCAATGACGGATAAGACTAAAGGCGCAAGAGGCGCTTCAGCTTTTATTCTTGAAAAAGGTATGAAGGGGTTTACCTTCGGCAAAAAAGAAGATAAATTCGGCATCCGCGCTTCCTCAACCAGGGAGCTGATATTTACTGATTGTAAAGTGCCAAAGGAAAACCTTATAGCCAAAGAAGGAATGGGTTTTATCGTTACAATGAGGACATTTGATATGTCAAGACCGGGTGTTGCTGCCCAGGCTCTGGGAATCGGACAGGGCGCGCTTGAACTGGCGGTAAGATACGCTAAGGAGAGGCACCAATTCGGTAAATCAATTTCCAGCTTCCAGGGTATACAGTGGATGCTTGCTGATATGGCAACCGAGATCGAAGCTGCCAGGGCATTGGTATATTCTACTGCCAGGATGGTTGATGCCGGGGTAAAGGATGTTGCTAAGGCATCAGCTATGGCTAAAATGTATGCTTCAGATGTCGCGATGAAAGTGACTGTGGATGCATTGCAGGTTTTTGGCGGTTACGGATATATGAAAGAATACCCGATAGAAAAATATGTACGTGATGCAAAAATTACCCAGATTTATGAGGGCACAAACCAGATCCAGAGGAATATAATTGCATTGCAGTTGATAAAAGAGATGGCTAAATAG
- a CDS encoding N-acetyltransferase produces the protein MIRKAKVSDIPKIQNLINKFAEEDLMLPRSLNELFDRLRDFIVIEERGRVIGCSALHICWQDLAELRSLAVEKKSQSKGIGTQLVASCIEEAKDLGAKKLFVLTYKPDFFKKFGFRRIKHADLPHKVWAECINCPKFPDCQEVALIKNL, from the coding sequence ATGATCCGTAAAGCCAAAGTCAGCGATATACCGAAAATCCAAAATTTGATAAATAAATTTGCCGAAGAAGACCTTATGCTTCCGCGTTCCTTAAATGAGCTTTTTGACAGGCTGCGCGATTTTATTGTCATCGAAGAAAGGGGTAGGGTCATCGGTTGTTCTGCCCTGCATATCTGCTGGCAGGATCTGGCTGAACTTAGGTCATTGGCTGTTGAAAAAAAGAGCCAATCAAAAGGGATTGGTACACAGCTGGTGGCAAGTTGTATCGAGGAGGCAAAAGACCTCGGTGCAAAGAAATTATTTGTGCTTACCTATAAGCCGGATTTTTTTAAAAAGTTCGGCTTCCGCAGGATAAAACATGCAGATCTTCCGCATAAAGTTTGGGCTGAATGTATTAATTGCCCGAAATTTCCTGATTGCCAAGAGGTCGCACTAATAAAAAACTTGTAA
- the glgC gene encoding glucose-1-phosphate adenylyltransferase, protein MRKVITFIMAGGKGERLYPLTRDRAKPAVPFGGIYRIIDFTLSNCINSGLRKIYLLTQYKSASLQRHIRLGWNILPSELGQYIEILPAQKRVGESWYLGTADAIYQNLYTLEDEKPDEVLILAGDHIYKMNYYTLIDLHREKNADVTVGVVEVDKDEAIQFGVLEVDSSDRVTAFHEKPKNPVTIPSKPNKIYASMGIYVFNSGVLIKELGEDSKRSSSSHDFGKDIIPQMLKKGLKVCAYNFADENKKEALYWRDIGTIDAYYDANIDLVQVDPVFNLYDKDWPVRTYQEQFPPAKNVFAGEEITGRIGLVLDSLVSVGCIISGGRVQRSILSPNVRINSYSQVYDSILMEGVNVGRYAKIKRAIIDKDVNIPQGMVIGYDQAEDRKRFHVTDSGIVVVAKGTDIV, encoded by the coding sequence ATGCGCAAGGTTATTACTTTTATAATGGCTGGCGGAAAAGGCGAGAGGCTTTATCCTTTGACCCGCGACAGGGCAAAGCCTGCTGTTCCTTTTGGCGGCATTTACAGGATAATAGACTTTACATTAAGTAATTGCATTAATTCAGGGTTAAGGAAGATATACCTTTTGACTCAGTATAAGTCAGCTTCTTTGCAGAGGCATATACGGTTAGGCTGGAATATTTTGCCTTCAGAACTCGGACAGTATATTGAAATTCTGCCGGCGCAGAAAAGGGTGGGAGAGTCATGGTATTTGGGAACCGCAGATGCTATATACCAGAACTTATACACGCTTGAAGATGAAAAACCCGATGAAGTTTTGATTTTAGCCGGGGACCATATCTATAAGATGAATTATTACACCCTGATAGACCTTCACCGCGAGAAAAATGCCGATGTAACTGTGGGCGTGGTTGAGGTAGATAAGGATGAGGCTATTCAATTCGGTGTCCTGGAAGTTGATTCTTCAGACAGGGTGACTGCTTTTCATGAAAAGCCCAAGAATCCAGTAACTATCCCGTCAAAGCCAAACAAAATTTATGCCTCAATGGGTATTTATGTTTTTAATAGCGGGGTGCTTATAAAAGAATTGGGCGAGGATAGCAAGCGTTCGTCCAGCTCCCATGATTTTGGCAAAGATATTATCCCCCAAATGCTTAAAAAGGGCCTTAAGGTGTGCGCATATAATTTTGCTGATGAAAATAAAAAAGAGGCTTTGTATTGGAGGGATATAGGGACAATAGACGCATATTATGATGCCAATATTGACCTAGTGCAGGTTGACCCGGTGTTTAACCTCTATGATAAAGACTGGCCGGTGAGGACTTACCAGGAACAGTTCCCGCCTGCCAAAAATGTTTTTGCCGGAGAGGAGATTACGGGGAGAATCGGCTTAGTGCTGGATTCATTGGTTTCTGTCGGTTGTATCATAAGCGGCGGCAGGGTGCAGAGATCTATTTTGTCTCCGAATGTCAGGATAAACAGTTATTCTCAGGTATACGATTCAATCCTTATGGAAGGTGTAAATGTCGGCAGATACGCCAAAATAAAGAGGGCGATCATTGATAAGGATGTCAACATACCTCAGGGCATGGTTATAGGATATGACCAGGCTGAAGACAGAAAAAGGTTCCATGTGACTGATTCTGGGATAGTCGTGGTTGCAAAAGGGACAGATATAGTATGA
- a CDS encoding MarC family protein: MFNITLRDFISVFIPIFVAVDVVGTIPLFIALVDGQAKKQRRKIVIDSVTTASLIAVLFLFIGKGLLGVIGITIPDFQIAGGALIFIISVRLLLPGAKKSLNFDKNDKFLGIFPLGTPLITGPAVLTTALMMIDIYGVKLTLLSIILNMLIVWYVLARAEDILHVMGQTGVRAVSKIMYILLAAIGVMMIRRGIMGVFL, from the coding sequence ATGTTTAATATTACGCTGAGAGATTTTATATCAGTTTTTATTCCCATATTTGTTGCAGTCGATGTCGTTGGCACTATTCCGCTTTTTATCGCTTTGGTGGATGGCCAGGCTAAAAAGCAGAGAAGGAAGATAGTCATTGATTCGGTTACCACGGCTTCATTGATTGCTGTTTTATTTCTTTTTATCGGCAAAGGCCTGTTAGGGGTAATAGGCATAACTATACCGGATTTTCAGATTGCTGGCGGCGCCCTGATATTTATAATTTCCGTAAGGCTGCTTCTTCCCGGCGCCAAGAAGAGTTTAAATTTCGACAAGAATGATAAGTTTCTGGGTATTTTTCCTCTCGGCACGCCATTGATCACCGGGCCGGCTGTATTGACTACCGCCCTGATGATGATTGATATCTATGGGGTAAAGCTGACCCTGCTTTCCATAATTTTAAATATGCTTATTGTCTGGTATGTTTTGGCGCGCGCAGAGGATATATTGCACGTGATGGGCCAGACCGGGGTAAGAGCCGTATCAAAAATTATGTATATACTGTTAGCAGCTATCGGGGTTATGATGATAAGAAGGGGAATTATGGGGGTGTTTTTGTGA
- a CDS encoding MFS transporter, which produces MPISRAHLTKLPKNKNRIPALNNLNKKLFWIYALSSSVYFVQGIESLPSQSLFYYLKESLYFSPSKIMVLGSIISSAWLLKPLIGYVVDNFFTKRSLIFFALLMSLATVMVVGLVALPVFMLVFVLLLNSTNAAFRDVCVDGVMCVEGKAYNITGKIQSVQWISISISGLLTGILGGIIAEKWGFRIGFLSLIPFYLLVGLAAFYFKEDLVRDPGRNRLPIIASLKPVLTNKKILVVGLFIFLYRFSPSFGTPLFFIQRDSFGWGKVWIGALSTISTIFEIMGAVLYYKFSQRINVKKWLYWSVFLGGAVTLSYLYYTPVTAVIYNIFYGFIGMFIFLMVMDFMARNSLKGYEATSFALLCSFSNVALTASNLSGAFLLPLIGLKWLIVISSLASFSCLLLIKKI; this is translated from the coding sequence ATGCCGATAAGCAGGGCGCATTTAACCAAGTTGCCCAAGAACAAGAACAGGATACCAGCGTTAAATAACTTGAATAAGAAATTATTCTGGATATACGCATTAAGCAGTTCTGTTTATTTTGTGCAGGGCATAGAATCCCTTCCTTCCCAGAGCCTTTTTTATTACCTTAAAGAGTCATTATATTTTTCACCTTCCAAAATAATGGTTTTAGGCAGCATAATCAGTTCTGCATGGTTGCTGAAACCGTTAATTGGCTATGTCGTAGATAATTTCTTCACTAAAAGATCACTGATATTTTTTGCTTTACTTATGAGCCTGGCAACTGTTATGGTTGTAGGACTTGTAGCTTTACCTGTTTTTATGCTGGTTTTCGTCCTTTTGCTGAATTCTACAAATGCCGCCTTCAGGGACGTTTGTGTCGACGGTGTTATGTGCGTTGAGGGGAAGGCTTATAATATAACCGGCAAGATACAGAGCGTCCAATGGATATCTATTTCTATATCCGGGTTACTCACCGGGATATTGGGTGGGATCATTGCCGAAAAATGGGGATTCAGAATAGGGTTTTTATCGCTTATACCTTTTTATTTATTGGTAGGTTTAGCTGCTTTCTATTTTAAAGAAGACCTGGTTAGAGATCCAGGCCGGAATAGGCTGCCAATAATTGCAAGCCTTAAGCCGGTATTAACTAATAAGAAAATACTGGTTGTCGGATTGTTTATTTTTTTGTATAGATTTTCACCTTCTTTTGGTACGCCGCTATTCTTTATCCAAAGAGACAGCTTCGGCTGGGGCAAGGTTTGGATTGGCGCCTTAAGCACGATAAGCACTATTTTTGAAATTATGGGTGCGGTATTATATTATAAGTTCAGCCAGCGGATAAATGTTAAGAAGTGGCTTTATTGGTCAGTTTTTCTTGGAGGGGCCGTAACATTAAGTTATCTTTACTATACACCCGTAACAGCAGTCATATATAACATTTTTTACGGATTTATCGGCATGTTTATATTTCTAATGGTAATGGATTTTATGGCGCGAAACTCTTTAAAAGGTTATGAAGCAACATCCTTTGCATTATTGTGTAGTTTTAGCAATGTCGCCCTTACCGCCAGCAACCTTTCGGGGGCTTTCTTGCTTCCGTTAATCGGGCTTAAATGGCTTATAGTTATATCTTCATTAGCCAGTTTTAGCTGCCTCTTATTAATCAAGAAAATATAG
- the secG gene encoding preprotein translocase subunit SecG — MTGLIIALHVIVCILLIIIILVQRGRGGGLVDTFSDVESMFGTKTPAVLTRVTTILSVLFFITCLSLALFAANRNKSLMSNTVPATEKQEAQKQPLDADKQGAFNQVAQEQEQDTSVK; from the coding sequence ATGACCGGTTTAATAATAGCATTACATGTAATCGTGTGCATACTTTTAATAATAATAATACTCGTGCAGAGGGGCAGGGGTGGAGGTTTGGTTGATACCTTTTCTGATGTTGAGTCAATGTTCGGGACGAAGACCCCGGCAGTACTCACACGGGTCACTACTATTTTATCAGTGTTGTTTTTTATTACTTGCCTGAGCCTGGCGCTTTTTGCAGCTAACCGGAATAAATCTTTAATGAGTAATACGGTTCCCGCAACGGAAAAGCAGGAGGCCCAAAAGCAGCCTCTAGATGCCGATAAGCAGGGCGCATTTAACCAAGTTGCCCAAGAACAAGAACAGGATACCAGCGTTAAATAA
- a CDS encoding triose-phosphate isomerase, with protein sequence MRKIIIAGNWKMNKTIGQSIELASGLKRELFSVKNLNTDVVICPVFTSLAEVAEIIVDSPIELGAQNLYWEDQGAFTGEISPVMLKDAGCKYVIIGHSERRQFFAETNLTVNKKIIAALNHGLIPIVCVGETLKERDGGQTFKVLNDHITNGVSGISADKMAGIIIAYEPVWAIGTGKTATAEQAQEAHKYIRDLIKDIYSEEVASEVRIQYGGSVKPENISEILLKPDVDGALVGGASLSIESFISIIKKASEVLK encoded by the coding sequence ATGAGAAAAATTATTATTGCTGGAAACTGGAAAATGAACAAAACTATCGGGCAGTCAATTGAGCTTGCCAGCGGATTAAAGAGAGAGTTATTCTCTGTAAAAAACCTGAATACGGATGTAGTTATTTGCCCTGTATTTACCAGTCTGGCGGAAGTAGCAGAAATTATTGTCGATTCTCCCATAGAATTAGGGGCGCAAAATCTTTATTGGGAAGACCAGGGTGCTTTTACCGGAGAGATATCACCTGTTATGCTTAAAGATGCCGGTTGCAAATATGTTATAATAGGGCATTCTGAAAGAAGGCAGTTTTTTGCGGAGACCAATTTAACGGTAAATAAAAAGATAATAGCTGCGCTTAATCATGGTTTAATCCCGATTGTTTGTGTAGGCGAGACCCTTAAAGAGCGCGATGGCGGTCAGACTTTTAAGGTATTGAATGACCATATCACGAATGGGGTTTCTGGGATCAGCGCAGATAAGATGGCAGGTATTATTATAGCTTATGAACCGGTATGGGCTATCGGTACCGGTAAAACTGCTACTGCTGAACAGGCCCAGGAGGCCCATAAGTATATAAGAGACTTAATAAAAGATATTTATAGCGAAGAGGTAGCTTCTGAGGTTAGAATACAATATGGAGGCAGCGTCAAGCCGGAAAATATAAGCGAGATTCTACTTAAACCTGATGTCGACGGTGCCTTAGTCGGAGGCGCAAGCCTTTCTATAGAATCCTTTATCTCGATAATAAAAAAAGCAAGTGAGGTATTAAAATGA
- a CDS encoding phosphoglycerate kinase produces the protein MNKMSIKDIDLNGKVVLMRADFNVPLDSDLKITDDTRIKATLETINYIIANKAKKLILMSHLGRPDGKVIAKYSLKPVSLRLKELLGQNVLMLDDCVGPEVESKIKSSNEKVILLENLRFHEEEEGNDPEFAKKLASSADLFVNDAFGTAHRAHASTEGVTHYLKSVAGFLIEKEIKYLGAAVANPAKPFAVILGGAKVSDKIGVIDNLLPKCDIILIGGGMSYTFLKAKGIQIGNSKLEKDKIDIAKAILEKAKEANKKILLPVDHIVVAKIDETSKPEVVGESIPEGMIAVDIGPKTVELFNSQLKSSKTIVWNGPLGIFEMEPFSKGTKNVAEFIAGLDTVSIIGGGDTAAAIAKFNLEDKMSHISTGGGASLEYLEGKTLPGIAALADK, from the coding sequence ATGAATAAAATGTCAATTAAAGACATTGATTTGAATGGCAAGGTTGTGCTTATGCGGGCTGATTTTAATGTCCCGCTAGATAGCGATCTTAAGATAACTGATGATACCAGGATCAAGGCCACTCTTGAGACTATTAATTATATAATAGCTAATAAAGCCAAGAAACTCATCCTTATGAGCCACTTAGGCCGTCCGGATGGCAAAGTTATCGCTAAATACAGCCTCAAGCCTGTTTCTTTACGCTTGAAGGAATTGCTTGGTCAGAATGTATTAATGCTTGATGATTGCGTCGGTCCTGAAGTAGAGTCTAAAATAAAATCCTCAAATGAAAAGGTCATCTTATTGGAAAACCTCCGGTTTCACGAGGAAGAAGAAGGAAATGACCCGGAGTTTGCAAAGAAACTGGCATCATCAGCTGATTTGTTTGTCAATGATGCTTTCGGCACGGCACACCGCGCTCACGCATCGACTGAAGGAGTTACGCATTATTTAAAGTCAGTTGCCGGTTTTTTAATAGAAAAGGAGATTAAATACCTTGGCGCAGCAGTCGCAAATCCGGCTAAACCTTTTGCCGTTATTTTAGGAGGAGCAAAAGTTTCAGATAAGATAGGGGTTATCGACAACCTGCTGCCGAAATGCGATATTATACTCATAGGCGGCGGGATGAGCTATACCTTTCTTAAGGCAAAAGGCATTCAGATCGGTAATTCTAAGCTTGAGAAGGACAAAATAGATATCGCTAAAGCTATACTTGAAAAAGCAAAGGAAGCAAATAAAAAAATACTATTGCCTGTTGACCATATTGTAGTCGCTAAAATTGATGAAACTAGCAAGCCTGAGGTAGTCGGTGAGTCGATACCTGAGGGAATGATCGCAGTAGATATCGGTCCAAAGACAGTGGAATTGTTTAATAGCCAGTTGAAATCTTCGAAAACTATTGTCTGGAACGGCCCCTTAGGTATATTTGAGATGGAGCCTTTCAGTAAAGGAACAAAAAATGTCGCAGAATTTATTGCCGGTCTTGATACTGTCAGCATAATCGGAGGAGGGGACACGGCTGCAGCCATAGCTAAATTTAACCTGGAAGATAAAATGTCCCATATTTCAACAGGAGGCGGGGCAAGTCTTGAGTATCTGGAGGGAAAAACTTTACCCGGAATAGCTGCATTGGCAGATAAATAA
- the gap gene encoding type I glyceraldehyde-3-phosphate dehydrogenase, which yields MATKIGINGFGRIGRLVFRAALAKNSKNIEIVAVNDLPVGTKTLAHLLKYDSNFGKLNASIETKDDALVVNGKTVKILSHKSPAEIPWKDYGVELVIESTGVFTDKEKCIGHISNGGAKKVVISAPAKNEDITIVLGVNEQKYDASKHNIISNASCTTNCLAPMAKVLLDNFGIKSGLMTTIHSYTNDQRILDLPHKDLRRARSAAISMIPTSTGAAKAIGSVIPELKGKMDGLAIRVPTPDVSLTDLSCVIEKDATAESINEAFKKASETNLKGILQYCTEPLVSKDFYGSNYSCIFDAELTKVIDNRLVKIMGWYDNEWAYSYRVIDLCDYIIGKGI from the coding sequence GTGGCTACAAAAATAGGAATAAACGGTTTTGGGAGGATTGGAAGGCTGGTTTTTCGTGCTGCCTTGGCTAAAAACTCGAAAAACATAGAGATAGTCGCGGTCAATGACCTGCCCGTCGGGACCAAAACTTTGGCACATTTATTGAAATATGATTCAAACTTCGGCAAGCTCAACGCATCAATAGAGACCAAAGATGACGCTTTGGTTGTAAACGGCAAAACCGTCAAAATATTAAGCCATAAGTCACCGGCTGAGATACCGTGGAAAGATTATGGCGTAGAACTTGTAATTGAGTCTACAGGGGTATTTACTGATAAGGAGAAGTGTATCGGCCACATTTCTAACGGCGGGGCAAAAAAGGTAGTTATTTCTGCCCCTGCTAAAAATGAAGATATAACGATTGTGTTGGGCGTCAACGAACAGAAATATGATGCCTCCAAGCATAATATTATATCAAACGCATCTTGTACTACAAACTGCCTTGCTCCGATGGCCAAAGTATTGCTTGATAATTTTGGGATTAAGAGCGGCTTGATGACTACGATACACTCATATACTAACGACCAGAGGATCCTTGATCTTCCGCACAAAGATCTGCGCAGGGCTCGTTCAGCCGCTATCTCTATGATACCTACTTCAACGGGCGCTGCAAAAGCCATAGGTTCCGTAATACCGGAATTAAAAGGCAAGATGGACGGCTTGGCGATAAGGGTGCCTACCCCGGATGTTTCTTTGACTGACCTGTCTTGCGTGATTGAAAAAGATGCCACGGCAGAGTCTATTAACGAAGCATTTAAAAAAGCCTCTGAAACCAATCTTAAAGGTATCTTGCAATATTGCACTGAACCTTTGGTCTCAAAGGATTTCTATGGGTCTAATTATTCTTGCATATTTGACGCTGAATTGACCAAAGTCATTGATAACCGGCTTGTAAAGATCATGGGCTGGTACGATAACGAATGGGCATATTCGTACAGGGTAATAGACCTATGCGATTATATAATCGGAAAAGGTATATAA